One genomic segment of Sminthopsis crassicaudata isolate SCR6 chromosome 4, ASM4859323v1, whole genome shotgun sequence includes these proteins:
- the LOC141539380 gene encoding protein S100-A15A-like, which yields MPDTPVENSIFHIIHCYHLYAAREGDVDTLSLDELNALLTENMPRFMEGLGRSQPEYLKQLFQVADKDKDNQICFDEFIYIVGKVMKDYHLQYHRQLCAHYCQANGLY from the exons ATGCCTGACACTCCAGTGGAAAACTCTATCTTCCACATCATTCATTGCTACCATCTCTACGCTGCCAGAGAGGGGGACGTGGATACCCTAAGTCTGGACGAGCTCAATGCCTTGCTAACTGAAAACATGCCCCGGTTTATGGAGGGTCTG GGCCGGAGTCAGCCGGAATATTTGAAGCAGCTGTTTCAAGTAGCTGACAAGGACAAAGACAACCAGATCTGCTTTGATGAATTTATCTACATCGTGGGAAAGGTAATGAAGGATTATCACCTGCAGTACCACCGGCAGCTATGTGCCCACTACTGTCAGGCAAATGGCCTCTACTGA